The following are encoded together in the Kribbella sp. CA-293567 genome:
- a CDS encoding SDR family oxidoreductase codes for MRVVIAGGHGQIALRLTRLLTADGHTVVGLVRNPAHEADIAAAGGEAAVLDLESAGAEEVAKILTGADVAIFAAGAGPGSGNDRKDTVDRGAAALLADAAEQAGVRRYLQVGSMGADRADELDPDDTFTIYLKAKKAAEDDLRARDGLDWTILRPGALTNDPGTGLVLLADKTGNGSITRDDVALVLAGLCDTPAAIGRTLELIAGDTPAAEALATL; via the coding sequence ATGCGAGTCGTGATAGCTGGTGGACATGGACAGATCGCGCTGCGGCTGACGAGGCTGCTCACTGCCGACGGACACACGGTGGTCGGGCTGGTCCGCAACCCCGCGCACGAGGCCGACATCGCCGCGGCCGGCGGTGAGGCCGCAGTACTGGATCTGGAGTCGGCCGGTGCCGAGGAGGTGGCCAAGATCCTCACCGGCGCCGATGTCGCGATCTTCGCCGCCGGGGCCGGACCGGGCAGCGGGAACGATCGCAAGGACACCGTCGATCGCGGCGCGGCAGCACTGCTGGCCGACGCGGCGGAGCAGGCCGGCGTCAGGCGCTACCTGCAGGTCGGCTCGATGGGCGCCGACCGGGCCGACGAGCTGGACCCCGACGACACCTTCACGATCTATCTCAAGGCCAAGAAGGCCGCCGAGGACGACCTGCGTGCCCGCGACGGGCTCGACTGGACGATCCTGCGCCCGGGAGCACTGACCAACGACCCCGGCACGGGCCTGGTACTGCTCGCCGACAAGACCGGGAACGGCAGCATCACCCGCGACGACGTCGCCCTCGTGCTGGCCGGCCTCTGCGACACCCCGGCGGCGATCGGCCGCACCCTCGAGCTGATCGCCGGCGACACCCCGGCCGCCGAGGCACTGGCCACCCTCTGA
- a CDS encoding propionyl-CoA synthetase produces the protein MGVYEDVHRRSLADPEGFWLEAAGAISWTRPPTRALDTSAAPIHRWFPDGELNTSYNALDRHVEAGLGDRTALIYDSPVTGSARTYTYAELRDEVALFAGALRRLGVGHGDRVIVYLPMIPEAVITMLACARLGAIHSVVFGGFAPKELAARIDDATPKVIVAASCGIEPARVVEYKPIIDAALELATHQPSSTVVLQRPQATAELGERDLDWSDAVGGATPAEPVPVAATDPLYVLYTSGTTGKPKGVVRDNGGHAVALAWTMGAVYDIHPGDVWWTASDVGWVVGHSYIVYAPLLIGATTVLYEGKPVGTPDAGAFWRVISEHRVKALFTAPTALRAIKKVDPEAGQLAKYPLDAFRTLFLAGERLDPETYRWAHGKLGVPVIDHWWQTETGWPIVANPRGLEPLPVKPGSATVPLPGWDVQVLDSTGSPLPTGEEGSIAIKLPLPPGALPTLWGDDQRYIDNYLSRFDGYYLTGDSGYLDADGYVFVMGRTDDVINVAGHRLSTGSIEAVLAAHPAVAECAVIGVHDPLKGQLPRGLVVLKAGATISPELLQEELVAAVRRDIGPVAAFREVAMVDALPKTRSGKILRKTMRGIADGRDEPVPSTIEDAAVLEALRPILRHEA, from the coding sequence ATGGGTGTGTACGAGGACGTTCACCGCCGCAGCCTGGCGGATCCGGAGGGCTTCTGGCTCGAAGCGGCCGGCGCGATCAGCTGGACGCGGCCACCGACGCGAGCGCTGGACACCTCGGCGGCACCGATCCACCGCTGGTTCCCCGACGGGGAACTGAACACGTCGTACAACGCGCTCGACCGGCACGTCGAGGCGGGGCTCGGGGACCGGACCGCGCTGATCTATGACTCACCCGTCACCGGCTCGGCCCGCACCTACACCTACGCCGAACTGCGCGACGAGGTCGCGCTCTTCGCGGGCGCGCTGAGACGGCTCGGCGTCGGCCACGGCGACCGGGTGATCGTGTACCTGCCGATGATCCCCGAGGCGGTGATCACGATGCTGGCCTGCGCGCGGCTCGGCGCGATCCACTCGGTCGTCTTCGGTGGGTTCGCGCCGAAGGAGCTCGCCGCCCGGATCGACGACGCGACCCCGAAGGTGATCGTCGCGGCGTCTTGCGGGATCGAGCCGGCCCGGGTGGTGGAGTACAAACCGATCATCGACGCAGCCCTCGAGCTGGCCACCCATCAGCCCTCGTCGACCGTCGTACTGCAGCGCCCGCAGGCCACGGCCGAACTCGGAGAGCGCGATCTCGACTGGTCCGACGCGGTCGGCGGTGCCACTCCGGCCGAACCCGTTCCGGTCGCCGCGACCGACCCGCTCTACGTGCTCTACACCTCGGGAACCACCGGCAAGCCGAAGGGCGTCGTCCGTGACAACGGCGGTCACGCCGTCGCGCTGGCCTGGACCATGGGCGCCGTCTACGACATCCACCCCGGCGACGTCTGGTGGACCGCCTCCGACGTGGGCTGGGTCGTCGGCCACTCCTACATCGTCTACGCGCCGCTGCTGATCGGCGCCACCACCGTCCTCTACGAAGGCAAACCGGTCGGTACGCCGGACGCGGGCGCCTTCTGGCGGGTGATCTCCGAGCATCGCGTGAAAGCGCTCTTCACCGCGCCGACCGCGCTGCGGGCGATCAAGAAGGTCGACCCCGAGGCGGGGCAGCTGGCGAAGTACCCCCTCGATGCGTTCAGGACGCTGTTCCTGGCCGGTGAGCGACTCGACCCCGAGACGTACCGCTGGGCGCACGGCAAGCTCGGCGTACCGGTGATCGATCACTGGTGGCAGACCGAGACAGGCTGGCCGATCGTCGCGAACCCCCGCGGTCTGGAGCCGCTGCCGGTCAAACCCGGCTCGGCGACGGTGCCGCTGCCCGGCTGGGACGTCCAGGTGCTCGACTCCACCGGAAGCCCACTGCCCACCGGGGAGGAAGGATCGATCGCGATCAAGCTACCCCTGCCACCGGGTGCGCTGCCGACGCTGTGGGGTGACGACCAGCGCTACATCGACAACTACCTGAGCCGCTTCGACGGGTACTACCTGACCGGCGACTCGGGCTACCTCGATGCCGACGGCTACGTGTTCGTGATGGGCCGGACCGACGACGTGATCAACGTGGCCGGGCACCGGCTCTCGACCGGCAGCATAGAGGCCGTCCTCGCGGCACATCCCGCGGTGGCCGAGTGCGCGGTGATCGGCGTGCACGACCCGCTCAAAGGGCAGTTGCCACGGGGGCTGGTCGTGCTGAAGGCCGGCGCGACGATCTCGCCGGAGCTGCTGCAGGAGGAACTGGTGGCCGCCGTACGGCGTGACATCGGGCCGGTCGCTGCATTCCGGGAGGTGGCCATGGTCGACGCGCTGCCCAAGACCCGGTCGGGCAAGATCCTGCGCAAGACGATGCGGGGGATCGCCGACGGGCGTGACGAACCCGTGCCGTCGACGATCGAGGACGCGGCGGTGCTCGAAGCGCTCCGGCCGATCCTGCGGCACGAGGCCTGA